The Equus asinus isolate D_3611 breed Donkey chromosome 14, EquAss-T2T_v2, whole genome shotgun sequence genomic sequence aataatggccattctgacgggtatgaggtgatatctcattgtagttttgatttgcatttccctaatagttagtgatgatgaacatcttttcatgtgcctgttggccgttGGCACAGTTCTTTTCTATACCATTCTCTAAGCAGttttaaattccttctttctgattttttttctcattactcATCTCTTTACATCATCTTCAGTATACTCTTCTATATATGTTCAGTGGTTACTGccttcttaacttctctgggaAGGCCACATTAGATTATTTTCATGCCTTTGGGTTCCTCACAGCATCAGAAAAggtcaagatttaaaaaatatccttcaaatttagaaatgagaaataaaaaaaggaatcttGGAGACAGCTGTTTGTTTGGCGTGACTGGGACATTTGGATACAAGAGACAGTTTCATTGAAGGTTGCAAAGGAGAGCATCTTCTCTTTGAATTTGAGAAAGCTCTTATAGTAAACTTTCAAGAACCTTACCTGTGAAGGGTTAGAGAAAGAGGGCTGGTCACTGAAAGAGTGCATGGCTTAGAAGGATGGATTATTTcagtatgttcttttttttagtgGGAGAAATTTTAAGCATACTTAAATGCTGCTGGAAATGAGCTAGTAGAGAGTGAGTTTGAAATGTTAGGGCAAGGAAGAGCGGATAATTTTTGTAAGGAGGTCCCTGGAAAACAGGATGGTGTGGTGACATCCAGGGTCCAGGAGGAAGGATTCACCTTGATTAGGGAGATTGCCCTCTTCCACTGTGAGACGAGGGGAGGATGAAAGAATAAGGCTGCCAGCAAGTTTATAGTTGTGGTTTTCAGATGTTCAAGTTCTTGTCTGAATAGCTTTGACTTTTCCTGAAATAGGAGACAAGTCGCCTGTTGAGAGTGAGCAGGTAATGGAGCAGGTGGTGGAGTAGAGGTTGGGTGCAGTGGAGAACTTTGGTTTTAAAAAGGTCACGTGTGCACATGGTAAAAAATACTCAAACAGTGTAAATGGGTATAAGGTGAAAAGTGAGTCACCTGTGCCTGGTCCTCAGTCTCCTAGTCCCTCCCAGAGGCAGTGACTGTTACCAGTTTCTTGATTGTATCACTAGACATATTTTGCGTATATAGAGGTTCGTGCAAAAATAGCATGCTATACACagtattgcatttttaaatacaGTGGTATGTCTTGGAGATCATGATGGACATGTTTTGATGTAGCCGCTGGGAAAAATGAGTGGGAAAACTCGCCAACCTTACAAACATAGAATGCTGCTGTGAGGTTGAAGAGCATGAATTTGTGAAGCACCAAATCTGCCTGATTGGGTGTTTTTgtaaccccctccccccaccccactgtATTACTAAGCAGCTGGGCACTGTATTGAGCAAGGAGCACAGTTCTCTGTCAAATATACAAATTAACCAGGAGAATCAACAGAAAGCTTGTTATGTACATGGTGAAGGGGCGGGGAAAGAGGGACAAAGGGAATCTGTATGCCAACTAGTGACAACCTGTGTCATCACCTTCTCTGGAGAAGGTTAGTTGTCTGTAGTCCCAACAAGGTGCACTGGGctaatctgatttttttcaagttcacCCCCAGAAAAAGAAAGCCATGAGCTTGTTTGACTTGTCAAATGGAGATTTCtaataagaataaaatgtgtGAGTATAAGTAGATGTGAATAGCAGAGAAAGTACTGTGGTGGCTGGGATTACCTGCCTACTTAaatgggggaggaaaaaacaggTAACAAGTCTCATTTTATGAggtgatttttttgtttccactgttaCAGTGTCTTTTTAGGAAGAGAATTAAGTAGAAAtagttataaattaaaattagagtaGTCTTCATGGTACACAAATTTTAACTTCTCAAAAAAGGATAGTAATAGTATCTGCCTCAAAGGgtcattgtaaggattaaatgccGTGAAATCGTAAAGCGCTTCCAGGCGTAGAGCCTGGTCCATAGTACAcactcagcaaatgttagctcttattatcagtattatgtaatatttgaaaacaaCTTTGCTTTTTACAAAAAGATCTTATTAGAAAGTTCTCAATAGGCCGTGATCTATCTGTCTagcatttaaaaagtaatattccctattttttttaacttgaagatTTGTCTCTGCAAACCATATTAAGTGTCGGTGTTTTGAGTGAAATATATCTTGCTGATCCAGTTACAAGGGAACTGAATGCAGTCTCTTAAACCTCTGTATTCATCAGTGACTGTTGAGTGTTAGGCCAGCTCTTGACAGTAGTAGCCTCTTGTCTGGGTTTAGAGAgaatgcctttttttcctttagactAATTCGTACCAAAACGAGATTCTTTGAGGATTTAAAAAGCTAGAAAgatcctctttcttctccaggcTCTGAATAAACAGGAAGAGGGGGCAAAAACTGGGTTAACTGCATAACCCATTAACAAATTTTATTAAGAATAGTGAATATTGCACAGGTATTCACAAAAAGGTACCATATGTAAGTACCATACCAAGAGGATATCATCTTCATTAAGCATAGTGACTGCTCTCCCAGTCTCATCCCTTTGAAGCATTCTTGCCAGCTCTTTCTTCCCTAACCTGTCTCAGTTCCCTGCTTAAATATTCTTTCTCCCGTCCTGTATTGTGAAGTCTTTTTGCAAATGATTTTCCAGCGTCATGCATTGCTAGCACATGTTGGTTTGATTTAATCATCCTGTATCCctcagtcattttctttcttctagtcCAGGGAGTAgctaatttttctctttcccttctattATTTCAGATTATGAGTCCAGGAGTGACAATATGGAACTCATAGTAAAGCAGATTTCTGATGAAGCCGAATCGCACTGGATGACATCAGGCGGCACTGAAAGAAATGTTCCCCAGAGTCAGGAGTTTGGAGAAGTTAGTGACCTTCACGACGTGGTAGAAAGGTGGCAGGTAAACCCCACTGTGGGGAAGTCAAGGCAGAACCCTTCCCAGAAAAGAGATCTTGGTGCCATCACAGACATTAATCGTAAGCAAAACACAAATGGCGAAAGAGGCCACAAATGTAATGATTGTGGTAAATTTTTCCTTCAAGCCTCAAACTTCATTCAACATCGGCGAATCCACACCGGAGAAAAACCATTTAAGTGTGGTGAATGCGGGAAAAGCTATAATCAGCGTGTGCACCTTACTCAGCATCAGCGGGTccatactggtgagaaaccctataaatgtcaGGTGTGTGGAAAAGCCTTCCGCGTGAGCTCCCACCTCGTCCAGCATCATAGTGTGCACAGCGGAGAGAGACCCTACGGATGTACCGAATGCGGGAAAAACTTCAGTCGGCACTCCCATCTGATTGAGCACCTGAAGCGCCACTTCCGAGAGAAATCCCAAAGATGTATGTGTCAGGAGGTTGTATTTGGAGAATCAGTGGAGGCAGACATTATTTTATTAGCTTAGAACAATAGGACAGATGGGTTGTGATATTGGAGCAGTAGGGAGGGGCAAAGATGACagtctattttattattatttatactttaattaattttcaaattagtaGGCAAAACCCTATGCTCTCTCCACCATCCCCACAGCTTCCCTTTCCCCAGAGGTACCTGCTTTCAGTTCTTACTTGTTTCTTctggtaattctatatttttaaataatactgcTATTGCTTGACTCATCAATTTTAGACATTACTGATTGACTTTCTGTTGTAATAAATGAGGATTTTGGTTCTCTTACAtggttcttttcctcttcccccttctcccaatttagttatttcacttattttaaaatgataaaatagtaGTACAGGAAGtttggaggaaagaaagtgggagaaaaaaatcactcataCTCCTACCATCCCaactaataaattattatttggtGTATTTCTTTCTATCTTCATAAGCCTATTTTTATATAGGTATACTCATAGGGTACAATTAAATATTAGACGTATACATTTTCCGGTGTTGCTTGGACctcctattttttgtttttgaccaCCTGCCATTGTATGGAGACATCATAATTTACTCAGCTGTTTCCcagttgaacttctcattttttctcttttgtcctgATAACTGCGCTTATGcctttttctgtatgtatttagGATTATTTCCTTATAATAgatgcccagaagtgggattagtGGATGATAAAGCCAAAAGCATTTTTATGGCTCTTGATACACGTTgtcaaattgctttttaaaacaatcatACCACATGTGAGAGTATCAGTTGTACTAAATTTCTTCCAGGGTCATCAAAAGTTTTTTATAACAAATTGAGTAAGCAAAAGAGAATTCTTTGCTATATCCATTTTCAGTAAGTTGGTTATGAATAAGGTTGAGtcattttcctgtttgtttgcttatttttttatccatcaAGTGACTTGTATAAGGATAAGATCACCATAAACTGCTGTGAACTTAGAGGCTGTCATTCATAGTCTTCAGAAAACTCTAAGCCTGgccaaagtttttatttttaaattatgcctTTGATGTCCCCAAACCCAGCTACTTGTCATTCACATTAACAGCCACTGTCACCTCTTACATCATAGCATAGAAGTTTATGAAGTGCATAGTGCCCTTAAATCTGGGTTGAGCTGAGCTATCTCCTCACCAGGTCTGCCCCATTCTACTTGGTGGCTGCCTCATTAGGGAAATCCATCTGCTAGCACTCTTGATTTGGAAAGCAACTGCTTTAAAATAGTAccttttcttttatatcttccCGGCAATTGTTCTTATGACTAGGTTATTGACTGATTGTTCTTATGACCTACCTCCCCCCATATTTCTGGGTCAAAGGAGGCGTACGTTGTGTGCTCATCCAGctgtatttattgagagcctCTAGTGCGAGGTGCTTGGGATAGAGCAGCAAACAGAACAGATACAGTTCATGCCCTCATGGAGCTGGGTCTGCTGGGAGTAGCAGATACTGAAGGTGATGTGCATTCCCAAAGGGGAAGTACCCAGTGCTGTGGGCGGGAAACGGAAGCTAGAGTGTCCACTAAGGGTGAAGAGAGTGGGGGTTGAGACATCACCCACCCTCTTGACATTATATTTTACTggctcatttctctttttcccaccTCCTAATCGGGTATTCTTCTGACTTCATAGCCCCTTCATAATCCTTTGCTTCCCATTCTTCCACTTTATGTCAGTTCTCACCACCCAGTTGTGTATTTCTGGTCGGTCTCATTCTGTCTGTCTAACTCATGTTGGGGTAACGCTCCCCGCCACATATCCTACATCCTCTCCCACATCAgaactcctttctctccttcgtATATAATAAAAGTGTTTTGCTTCTCCCTGTGACTGCCTAGCCTCAGTCATTCTCACCACCCTTCTGATCAAGcctcttctttgtcttgttcttttcaCTGGACACAAATACCTAAAGCTTCTTTTTGTTCATGCTGGCATCAAGTACATACATGCAGCCCCCTTTGTTACTCCTATTGCATCATAGTTTCCTCTGATTATCCTCTTTTTCCtgacagtttatttttcttctgtaaaagaaCTGATGACATTTGcatttcctctttattctttcaGGCAGTGACAAAAGAAGTAAGAATACGAAATTGAAtgttaagaagaaaattttagaattttcagaaGCAGACATGGAACTCTCAggaaaaatccaaagaaatgtGTCTCAAGGTCAAGATTTTGGAGAAGGCTGTGAACAGCAAGGCAAATTGGATAGAAAGCAGGGAATGCCCATGAAAGAGATACTAGGACAACCTTCTTCAAAGAGGACAAATTTCGGTGATGtcacatatgtccacaaaaaatcTTCTGCAGGAGAGAGACCGcataaatgtaatgaatgtggaaaaaGCTTTATTCAGAGTGCACATCTTATTCAACATCAACGAatacacactggagagaaaccctttaGGTGTGATGAATGTGGGAAAAGCTACAATCAACGTGTGCACCTAACTCAGCATCAGCGAGTCCACACTGGTGAAAAACCCTATACTTGTCATTTATGTGGGAAAGCATTTAGAGTGAGGTCCCATCTTGTTCAGCATCAGAGTGTGCACAGTGGGGAGAGACCCTTTAAGTGTAACGAGTGTGGGAAAGGCTTTGGGAGGCGTTCACACCTGGCCGGGCATCTGAGACTCCATTCTAGAGAGAAATCCCATCAGTGCCATGAATGTGGAGAAATCTTTTTTCAGTATGTTAGCCTAATTGAACATCAGGTGCTCCACATGggtcagaaaaatgaaaaaaatggcaTTTGTGAGGAAGCATATAGTTGGAACTTAACAGTGATTGAAGATAAGAAGATTGAGTTACAAGAGCAGCCTTATAAGTGTGATATATGTGGCAAAGCCTTTGGTTATAGTTCAGACCTTATTCAGCATTACAGAACTCATACTGCAGAGAAAACCTATAAATGCGATCTATGTAGAGAAAATGTTGGCCAGTGTTCCCACGTAAAACAATATCAAAAAACCTATTCCAACATGAAATCCCATCAATGTAATGAATGTGGCCGAGGCTTCACTCTGAAGTCACATCTTAATCAACATCAGAGAATCCATACCGGTGAGAAACCCTTtcaatgtaaagaatgtgggatGAGTTTCAGTTGGAGTTGTAGCCTCTTTAAACATCTGAGAAGTCATGAGAGGACAGATCCCATAAATACCTTAAGTGTATAGATGTTTATATTGTAGGACATCTCTTACGCAATTTTAGAGAAACCTTCCTGAAGAGAAACCCTACTCCTGTTATGAATGTAATACCAACTTCAGGCTTTTCTCCACCTTAACCATCAAACCTACAGATGTGTTGAAGTCCTTCCATTAGAACTTAGGAACACTGGAGAATCCACAATAGATAGATATCTGTTTGCTTTTCCCATCAAGAAATGCTTTCATTAGCATCTTCATGCTTGAGAATCtagataaaaagacaacctacggaTATGGAGGATGAAGGAAAGCCTTCAGATGGCACTCATTCTTCCTTTGAATCTCAGAACATTAATACTGGGAAAAGCCTCATAAATGCAGTAGAGATCAACTTGATTTGGGGTTTCTGCCTTGTTTGATGGCCTATCTATTCAGGgaagagcacagagaaagagagagagaactctttGGCATGATATCTGTTTTGGTACCTCAGCAATGAACATTTTCTAGAAATGATTACCCCAGCCACTAGAATGTTCCAGTCATTGTTCCCATCTTGAGTATTAAACCCTTTGAAAAGAAATGGACTTAAGGTATTTATGTTTTGGCAAAATTGGCATTCAGAGGCTGGATGGTATGCGTTCCTGCTGCCTTATTCAATCTACAACTTCTCCAGGAAACcgtctctgcctttttgtttcattttgttttgattctacTAGCACCAAGGTTAGCTGGTAGAAAGAGGAGTCAAGTTTGTAAATTCGGGAGAAGCGGTGTTGGTCAGTGGCATCTTGAGTTGAGGGGATAGGGGCCTTAGgggaacagagaagagaagacaggCCAAACTACTGTGGACCCACAAGAATGAGCGCAGCTACGTCCAGAGAAGGAATTGGACTAATTGTGGTCCAAGCAGTGTGAGTTCCAGTTTGCAGTGCCTGGAGATAGAGCCCCCCCTAGGATAATGGCTCATAGAATGAATTTCAGTTTGAGTTGCAGCTGGATTTGAGGGTAAACAGTAATTCGGAGCAGGGAAGACATGGTCTGGTTCGGCCTGGCTTGTGCGAAGGTCTGGGTAGGATTTGTGGGGGAAAGAAGATGACATGGAAAAGAGGGTTAACTTGGTTTgctagagagaaggaaagagtgcTTTTGGGCTCTGCTGAAGTCCTGCTTCTGTTGACTGCCTGACTTAAATAAACACCCAATAAATACGTGTTGATTGTGTGTGTTGTACACTGGTATGCTGTCCAGATCCTCGTTACTACGCTGGCACATCTGTCCCCCAGTTGCTCTGAGTTTTGTCTGCTAAGAGCTCAGAGCTCTCCCTCTTCTCCAGAGACTGGGGAATTGCCCACAGATGATGGGAAGTGCTTCACCTAGGAGTTACCTGTCCTCCTCACCCCCCAGCGAATGACTGATTGATGTGAGGTACAAAAGGCTGATTCACTCGTCTCaaggccggggggcggggggcggaacTGGTACACTTTATGCTCCAGAACCCTCCCTTTGTGCATCAGGCTGAGGCTAGACTTTACCAGACTACATGTCTTCTCGGCTATGACCTTCTCTATCTTGCTTCATTTCCTCCTGTAATGACGTTTCCTAAAGTGCATGCCCTCAGCAAGTCTCATGGCTTTGAatccctgtctcaggctctgctttagGGAACCCAATCTAAGACATTTGGTGCCATCACTGATCCTAGCAGGCTGACTGTAAGAATGGATTGTGGAGTTGGCCACTCTCCACGAGGCAGTGAGGACCCTGTCACTGATGGTGGGTGGAGTATTGGTAGTCCCTGGCTTGTGGTGGCTGTTCAATTGTGACACATTCACTGTGGTGAACTGGGATGGGATACAGGTGGATATACTGACTTCGGTatggtttggggaaaaaatggaaataatataagGATTCGGAATTGGGTGGCTCTTGCTGAAAGCTATCAATTgcttgaagagagaaaaatgacacaggACGGATAACCACCAACTTAATGCAAAATGTGTGTGTCAGAGGCCCTCCTTGTTGGCATTTATGGAGACTCTTGTCTCCTGCAAACAGAATCACAGAGCTAAAGGTCAGGTGTAAGACTTAGTTGAGAATGACAACTTCAATAAAGCCTGGTggtaatgtttattgagcatttaccatgtTCTAAACAtcatgctaagcactttatgtagatcatctcacttaatcctcactgCATTATGAGCTGGTTTCAAGTATTAGCACCCTCATCTTACAGTTGggaaaaactgaggttcagattagttcattcatttgctcaaagtcacatagccCATATGTGGCAGAACCAGCATCTGAACTCAGATCACTGCCTCCAAAAGCTGAGCTCTTAAAACTATGTCTTATATTATTAAACATCAAACATTATAAAGCGGTGAAACTCTGTTCTTGTCATCTGTGTGAAAAACAGTTTTGATCCAAGATGTGATAAAATCATTCAATTAGAGAATCTTTGAATTGTAATGGGTCCTGTGGGATTATCAAACCCAACCTCCCACTCAATGGAGGAATCCCCTTTCAGTCTATAGGCCGGTGCATGTAACAAGTGCTTAATTGTGTTGAACTGGAGAAGACATTCTGGCAGCTGATTATCCAGTTTCTGCATGAACCTCTCCCAGTGATGAGGAGTTCATTGCCTCCCAACGCAGCCTCTTCCATGTTAAAAAGCTCTGCTTGCCAGAAACTTCTTTCTCTGCTGAAAACGacattgatctgtagttttccatctttctctcaTTGCTCCTCGTTGCAGGAAAAAAGTTGACAGTTTTACGATTTGAACATTTGACTGAAAAGTTTTTTGCTGCCATTCAGTCACCACATCCATCGTTGCCTGcccttcccaacctccagaaggaaagggaaacaaaacattAGGGTTGTATTTTGTTTCCTCAAGTTTGGTTAAGTTAGAGCAAGATTTGTTCGCTCAAGACGCTTCTTCCTTAtcctttttaacattaaaatgttggaaaggaataaaagcaaaaaaggaacAGAACAGTAGAATCTACTTTCCAATTACATCAATAAATGGGTGCACGGAGCATGTTGAATTCGATAGAAATGTTTGCTACGCTACTGGGGCAGGGAGGAAGCCTGTGGTTAAATCTatcaattttgttgtttttacaaAAGTACCGGAGCCATCTGTGTGCGACCCAGTCATTAGCTTGGGGTCCTCTCCCTGCAGAAGGAACAATTAGAAACACCATGTGCTGGTTCTCAAAACTTGTGCCCTGCACCTCCACCCAGAAGGCTAGATTTTCCATTAGTCCCTTATTTCTATCTTATTGGTAAGGAGCTGCTTCTaaacctttctcttttctcctgacTGAAGGAGGAGGTTAAATTCCCCTTAGATTTAGGAAGGCCCAGGGAACCACCGAGACGGCGAGACCTCCTGGATTCCTAGAGAAcactgggggggaggggctgtgacGCACTTCCGGTAGGTTTTCCAGGACTTGTGTTTGTCTTGAACGTCTGATTTTCGGCTCGTTGTCTCTCTGCCCGGGCGACCCAGGCCTTCTGAGTTCCCGTCTGCGGGTGGCGGTGGGGACACGAGATACATGGTCACTGTCCCTAGCATCTGGCCCCGGCAGGGTGTAGAGAGAAGCCCCGCACCCTTGGTTCCGTCTGCCCCTGCCCAAACCACCTTTGTGCTTTGACTTAACCTAAATGATGGGGTCGATTAGGAAAGACTGGAGACAAAACAAGACGCTAGCATCTTTCTGCCCTTGTACAGAATCATAGGAAAACCTTACCAGAAAGTGCAGCTCCGGTGGTTTGGatccaggaagaaagaacaacCTAGAGatgttccagaaaaaaagaagctaCAAAAATTAGGGTGGTCGCAGATTTGAACCTGTCAAATCACTGATAGCAGAACTAAGAGAAGCTCGTTAAAATCAGCATGAGATAAGGTAAATTATTATCAGAAGTACACTTGCTCCATGGGTAGTAAACTAATGAAGTACCTACAGAGATACAGAAAACATCGCAGATAAAAAATTAGAGATATTCAAGCGTGAGCACCAAAGAGGAGGAACTGGTGTGTTTTGGAACTGACGTCAACGACAGTTTTACGTCTTCACAACACGTCTGTCCCTTGGTACCTCTGACAGAGGTAGAATGATGAGCATGATAAATCATGAGTTTGATGTAAAATGGTAACTGCAACTGCTGTGTTTTATGTTTGGctgaaaatattacaaatatttatcaCTGATCATGAGGGCGACTAGGAGAGAATATGACTGAATTAGCACAAACCCATCACTAGGTCTAGATAAATAACCTTGACAAACTGTTGGGACTATAGTATAACCTTGATTCTAAGAGAAAAAAGTTACATTTGTTGTGCACCTGATTATGTGCTTATTTCTGTGCTAAGTACCTTACATGGTGTATTAGTCTGCTTCGCTGCCATatcaaaatgccacagactgagggcttaaacaacagaagtctattttctcaccattctggaggctggaaatcagggatcaaggtgtctgcagggttgGGCTTCTCCTgagccctctctccttggcttgaagaGGACtgccttctggctgtgtcctcacatggcctttcctttgAGCATGTGCACTCCTAATGTCACTtactcttcttataaggacactagtcccaACCATGTGGGGCTCCGcccttgtgacctcatttaaccttaattccttaaaggccctgtctccaaatacaatcacactaggggttagggtttcaatgtatgaattttgagaggacacaattcagtccataacacatgGCTTACCATGTATTTACAGCAACGACTTGAGTGTATCTCAGTTTTACAGTTGGGCAATCTGAGCCTCAGAAAGTTAATAAATTGTCCATGGTCAGATAGGCAGTGAGAACTGGAGTGAAGGTTATGACCCTGATGTGCTCAGCTCCGAGCCTGAGTTCTTTTTCTGCAGtatgtggagtatcttttttcttatgtatttctATGGGTATTTATACTCTCCATTTATATAGTGGTTTTAAGTTTCCAAAGCATTGTCACTTGATCTTCAAAAGCTCTGCAGGGAAAGCAAGTACtatagtcccattttacagatgaagaaatggaggcacagtGATGTTATGACTTGACCATAACTCTGAAATGGAGCCGGAGcctcaggtctcctgactcctaaCCTAGATAGTGCTCTATACTACAGTGAGAGATAAAAAGGTCAGGATCTGATGTTTTCATAGCTTCCTAATTCTCCTATTCTGTCAGCAAATTGCTTAAGCTCCCTTCCCCATTCCCACATCTTTCTCGATAAGGAGGGCTGACTGGGAGGTGGAGACTTGGGGCTCTTTCCTTGCATGTTCTCAGCCTCCCAGGGAGAGTTTCATTTGCCTTACATTTTCACCTCAAAAAGGAGTGTATTGCCATATTTCTCCCTTAAGAGAGCAAGATGTTGAGCAACTGCCTTCCATTCTGGGACCCTAGCCCATCCTAGTCCAGGAATGAGAAGCCTGAAGCATGTTCTTAGACTGCTTATGCCGG encodes the following:
- the ZKSCAN5 gene encoding zinc finger protein with KRAB and SCAN domains 5 isoform X2, whose amino-acid sequence is MIMTESGEGIDLDPPAETSQEQDLLIVKVEEEDCTWMQEYNPPMFETFYQRFKHFQYHEASGPRDALSQLRVLCCEWLRPELHTKEQILELLVLEQFLTILPEEFQTWVREHHPESGEEAVAVVENIQRELEERRQQIVACPEVLPQKMVPPGAVQESFSHQLLSVDPQPEQEPQKPHLLEENALPALQLPSLPLKDSQELTASLLSAGSQLVKIEDVADVAVSFILEEWGHLDQTQKSLYRDDRKENYGSITSMDYESRSDNMELIVKQISDEAESHWMTSGGTERNVPQSQEFGEVSDLHDVVERWQVNPTVGKSRQNPSQKRDLGAITDINRKQNTNGERGHKCNDCGKFFLQASNFIQHRRIHTGEKPFKCGECGKSYNQRVHLTQHQRVHTGEKPYKCQVCGKAFRVSSHLVQHHSVHSGERPYGCTECGKNFSRHSHLIEHLKRHFREKSQRCSDKRSKNTKLNVKKKILEFSEADMELSGKIQRNVSQGQDFGEGCEQQGKLDRKQGMPMKEILGQPSSKRTNFGDVTYVHKKSSAGERPHKCNECGKSFIQSAHLIQHQRIHTGEKPFRCDECGKSYNQRVHLTQHQRVHTGEKPYTCHLCGKAFRVRSHLVQHQSVHSGERPFKCNECGKGFGRRSHLAGHLRLHSREKSHQCHECGEIFFQYVSLIEHQVLHMGQKNEKNGICEEAYSWNLTVIEDKKIELQEQPYKCDICGKAFGYSSDLIQHYRTHTAEKTYKCDLCRENVGQCSHVKQYQKTYSNMKSHQCNECGRGFTLKSHLNQHQRIHTGEKPFQCKECGMSFSWSCSLFKHLRSHERTDPINTLSV
- the ZKSCAN5 gene encoding zinc finger protein with KRAB and SCAN domains 5 isoform X3, with amino-acid sequence MIMTESGEGIDLDPPAETSQEQDLLIVKVEEEDCTWMQEYNPPMFETFYQRFKHFQYHEASGPRDALSQLRVLCCEWLRPELHTKEQILELLVLEQFLTILPEEFQTWVREHHPESGEEAVAVVENIQRELEERRQQIVACPEVLPQKMVPPGAVQESFSHQLLSVDPQPEQEPQKPHLLEENDYESRSDNMELIVKQISDEAESHWMTSGGTERNVPQSQEFGEVSDLHDVVERWQVNPTVGKSRQNPSQKRDLGAITDINRKQNTNGERGHKCNDCGKFFLQASNFIQHRRIHTGEKPFKCGECGKSYNQRVHLTQHQRVHTGEKPYKCQVCGKAFRVSSHLVQHHSVHSGERPYGCTECGKNFSRHSHLIEHLKRHFREKSQRCSDKRSKNTKLNVKKKILEFSEADMELSGKIQRNVSQGQDFGEGCEQQGKLDRKQGMPMKEILGQPSSKRTNFGDVTYVHKKSSAGERPHKCNECGKSFIQSAHLIQHQRIHTGEKPFRCDECGKSYNQRVHLTQHQRVHTGEKPYTCHLCGKAFRVRSHLVQHQSVHSGERPFKCNECGKGFGRRSHLAGHLRLHSREKSHQCHECGEIFFQYVSLIEHQVLHMGQKNEKNGICEEAYSWNLTVIEDKKIELQEQPYKCDICGKAFGYSSDLIQHYRTHTAEKTYKCDLCRENVGQCSHVKQYQKTYSNMKSHQCNECGRGFTLKSHLNQHQRIHTGEKPFQCKECGMSFSWSCSLFKHLRSHERTDPINTLSV
- the ZKSCAN5 gene encoding zinc finger protein with KRAB and SCAN domains 5 isoform X4; its protein translation is MVPPGAVQESFSHQLLSVDPQPEQEPQKPHLLEENALPALQLPSLPLKDSQELTASLLSAGSQKLVKIEDVADVAVSFILEEWGHLDQTQKSLYRDDRKENYGSITSMDYESRSDNMELIVKQISDEAESHWMTSGGTERNVPQSQEFGEVSDLHDVVERWQVNPTVGKSRQNPSQKRDLGAITDINRKQNTNGERGHKCNDCGKFFLQASNFIQHRRIHTGEKPFKCGECGKSYNQRVHLTQHQRVHTGEKPYKCQVCGKAFRVSSHLVQHHSVHSGERPYGCTECGKNFSRHSHLIEHLKRHFREKSQRCSDKRSKNTKLNVKKKILEFSEADMELSGKIQRNVSQGQDFGEGCEQQGKLDRKQGMPMKEILGQPSSKRTNFGDVTYVHKKSSAGERPHKCNECGKSFIQSAHLIQHQRIHTGEKPFRCDECGKSYNQRVHLTQHQRVHTGEKPYTCHLCGKAFRVRSHLVQHQSVHSGERPFKCNECGKGFGRRSHLAGHLRLHSREKSHQCHECGEIFFQYVSLIEHQVLHMGQKNEKNGICEEAYSWNLTVIEDKKIELQEQPYKCDICGKAFGYSSDLIQHYRTHTAEKTYKCDLCRENVGQCSHVKQYQKTYSNMKSHQCNECGRGFTLKSHLNQHQRIHTGEKPFQCKECGMSFSWSCSLFKHLRSHERTDPINTLSV
- the ZKSCAN5 gene encoding zinc finger protein with KRAB and SCAN domains 5 isoform X1; the protein is MIMTESGEGIDLDPPAETSQEQDLLIVKVEEEDCTWMQEYNPPMFETFYQRFKHFQYHEASGPRDALSQLRVLCCEWLRPELHTKEQILELLVLEQFLTILPEEFQTWVREHHPESGEEAVAVVENIQRELEERRQQIVACPEVLPQKMVPPGAVQESFSHQLLSVDPQPEQEPQKPHLLEENALPALQLPSLPLKDSQELTASLLSAGSQKLVKIEDVADVAVSFILEEWGHLDQTQKSLYRDDRKENYGSITSMDYESRSDNMELIVKQISDEAESHWMTSGGTERNVPQSQEFGEVSDLHDVVERWQVNPTVGKSRQNPSQKRDLGAITDINRKQNTNGERGHKCNDCGKFFLQASNFIQHRRIHTGEKPFKCGECGKSYNQRVHLTQHQRVHTGEKPYKCQVCGKAFRVSSHLVQHHSVHSGERPYGCTECGKNFSRHSHLIEHLKRHFREKSQRCSDKRSKNTKLNVKKKILEFSEADMELSGKIQRNVSQGQDFGEGCEQQGKLDRKQGMPMKEILGQPSSKRTNFGDVTYVHKKSSAGERPHKCNECGKSFIQSAHLIQHQRIHTGEKPFRCDECGKSYNQRVHLTQHQRVHTGEKPYTCHLCGKAFRVRSHLVQHQSVHSGERPFKCNECGKGFGRRSHLAGHLRLHSREKSHQCHECGEIFFQYVSLIEHQVLHMGQKNEKNGICEEAYSWNLTVIEDKKIELQEQPYKCDICGKAFGYSSDLIQHYRTHTAEKTYKCDLCRENVGQCSHVKQYQKTYSNMKSHQCNECGRGFTLKSHLNQHQRIHTGEKPFQCKECGMSFSWSCSLFKHLRSHERTDPINTLSV